gtATTACGATCTGATCACGTAGTACTGCTTATTATCAATTAAACATCAGACAATCAATGAGAAACATTTGCTTCAATTTTGATTCTCGTGCAAAACCCATATGAAgacaattatacaaagtatatcaatgaatttgttttattaaccaatctattaaAAAAAACTACAAGTTTACAAACGAATATACCATACTCAAGGTACCAGATCCAACAAACCAATGATCTCCCAATTCACTATAATTGAATTGTTGTCTTTTAATGAAAATGTATAACCTTTACAATCCCTATCTTTTTTCACAAAGTTGAGACATAACCTTCCCCTAGTTTTTATGGCTTCAATAAGACCCTTTAGCTTGtacattttaaattttgttgtaTCACAAGCTTATGACATCAAAGGTAACAACAAGAAAGATAAAAAGTCCAAGCTAGGGGAGATATTAGGGTTCCATTTAGCCGTCATTAATAGTGAACCATCAAGCGCCCAAGGCCCCTATTTGTGGACAAAATGTAGATCAAATATGTTATTGATCCTTAGTACGAAAAAAGTAAAGAAGACCAAGACATGACCACTAGATTCCATACCTTATTTACTAGCATTTTGAGTAACCACATAAAAAACTATTTGAAATCATACATATAAACAACCAAATAGTGGCTCAAGGAGCATTTCTAAGGGCTAAATCTTCTTGATCAAATAAAATAACAATTCCCCTTCTAATGGCCACAATGATTAATGGTTGGAGCTTTACTTCCACTGAATGTTGCATTAGGCTTTCTTCATATGATGAAGCCTTCAATTCATTGCTTTTAGACTAACTGtaatctttgattgaatttttgttcatctttggAGGGGAAGAGGTAGAAGAAAATAAGTTATTTGATTTGGTTCAAACTGAAAAGAGGGGTGTTGTATGCAATTTGCTTAAAATATAGATTGTGTCAAAAGGAGGAATCATTGACATTCTTACCTTTATGATGATTCATTGAAATAGAATTTAAAGGGTTAACAAAGATGAGAAGGCAACCATCAATCAATGAAACCAAGATGGCAAGATACTAATGGCCAACTAGAGAATCTCAATGGATGGTGAAAATGGATTGACACAATTGTCGCTCATGAATTATAAACCTTTATAAATCTGCTACATGCCAACCAAAACAGAAAGAAACAAATGTTTAGAGGGAAAGAATACAACAATTGCCAAAGAAACCCAAAAGAAAACCATACTACAAaggatatatatacatattgtaATCACCAATATACTTGTAATTTAGAACaaaagaatttttcacaaaatttttaatttcacaaATAAGATTAGAAACTTATAACTCATTCCGCCATATTCTGTTGAAATAACTGATATATTTGTAAGttgtaattttaaaaagaaaattaatttttttcgtgatgattgattttttttttttgtgtgtgtgtggagTTTAGGTATTCTTGATGTTCTTAAATATCTAAGAACATCATCTTTACGGTTTGAATATGAGTTCTCCCTTTAAAAGTGTAATATCTTTTCATTACATCTAGTTCAGCCCTAAGGCCTTCCTGAAAAGTGGGAAGGTTTAAGAAAAAATAtcggcccaaaaaatgggcttggataaGAAAAATGGGTCGGGTCTTGGGTAAACTTTTCTAGCCCGAGCTTAGCCCAGCCtgaatttgtaaaaaaataaaacctgatgttatttttttactattttgccactgtgttttcattgttttgctatcatttcgctattatattactactattttgatgttattgtttggatattgtataacttttattttattattaaatttaccaCTAATATAGAGATATTTGTTTGCTAGATTGcacttatcttagtgttatttaagaatatttttttaattttttccatttattgggaaacatttattttaatgttattaatgtatttgatgtattatatttttaaatttattttatataaaaattttaatatcgaCGAGCTAAACCAGGCtcgagttttaatatttttatccgagtcaaatttaggtaaaattttaagcccattttaCAAAGTTGGGCCTAGAAAACAAGCATTAATTTTTACTTGGCTCAACTCGAACCCGACCCATGGACAACTCTAATTACATCCAATAATATCAATATATCTACAAAATTataatttcacaaataaaatttttaaaataaaaattaaataagaaaagtATGTGAAATTCTTAATTTTGTTAAAGAGTTATACTTATAACGATTAATAAGAtaagattattatttttatcattaaaaCATTAGAGAGGGGGAGATATGCTTTGAAGTTTGAACCCTTTTCATCTACGGTTAAGTGGAAGTTTTAAGCGctgttttaaattaattttaaatattagattATGACACGCCATGATATATGTGAAAAAGTtctataacaaatatatttattaaaattattataaaaataaattaaactttaattaaaattttattaaaattattataaaaaaatttaactttagTTAAAATCATAATATTGAGATGTTAAAAATCATATAGACTTAAATTTAAACGCATCAAATATATTTTTgtaacattttttatttttgtaaaagagtaaattttaataattttttgaaataagTGAAACAAATTTAgtaaaacatttaaataataagataattatttgacattttaataaCACAAATTTCTAACATCGTAGAGTTTGAGATTTTATCACATGATTTATTATAACTTAAGAAAATGACAAAAGCTAAACCCACGTGGCATATGAGATGTTTGATGCCAAACGTTTTCTATTGGTTTTCCTTGTGTATAAGTAGTACAAATACACAAGTAAATAAAATCAGTTTCCCATTTGCCTTTGTTCCTTTGCACCTAACCATCTCTAATCTCATCCTCCATTAGCTAACCGTCGAAACCCCGCTTCCCTCTCTCTTTAGGAATAAAGCCCAAAGCAAATGTTAAGTCGTCGTCGGAATCTCCGCCACTTGAGTAGCTGAAGCGGCGGTTTCACGCTACGTTACTACGTTTCAACTTCCAATTTCGCTCTCCGAAAACGatgatttctttttaaaataatcTAAGAAAAAAAACCTTTTTTGACAACGACACGCCTCTGCTACGTTCCCAAGCTAACTAACCCaaaagagggaaaaaaaaaaaaacaccaataattattttattctgAAAACGATAGAGAGAAAAAGCCCGCCCTTGTAACCTCCTAAAGTAGTGGCTTTTGCTCATATCCTCTTATACATGGTTTcgattattatatataaaaaaatattttcgtaCATAAAGAATAACGAGAGAATCTGAGAAATTCAATCATCTGTTTTTCGTGAATTTAATTTCGTTCAATTCGTGTGAAGTGAATACGTTTTTTTTTCAAGGTATATTTGGATATATATTTTCATAAACTTTATTGTTATTTATTGATACATTAATGATTCCTTGGaggattttttttcttcttttaattgTGTTTGTTTTGATATTCGTTGTTGGATCTGACGTAATTTAATTTCGGTCCTGTTTCTGACTAgtaataatcttttttttttctctctgtaTGCCGATTCATGTCCTTTTTGTCCATTTccgcttgattttttttttggtcaaTTTCGTTGTTTTTTTTAACAACAACGAGCTGTAAAAGAGAATCGAACAGATCTGAAAGTTTTTCTACCATGTAAAACTACCTTCTTTTGTTATTTCTGAGATTTTCAGATTCTGTTTGGTTGCAGATACAATTCTGATCTTGATCGAGGGTAAAATTACAATGCCTGGTAAGTTATGTTTAATTTTACTGACTTTTGTTCAAATTCGAGATCAAAATGGTGATTCGTGGAttgatttttcaatttctttaatagttCCAGGAGAGTTAATTGCACTTGAAGAAAGTGAGAAGTTTAGCAAGGATGCGAATTTGGATATTGAGACGTCTGAAGACGACAAAGGGAGGAGGGGACGAGGGagatctctgaaaaagaaagcgATGACTGCTTCGACGAAGCTAACTCATAGCCTTAAGAAGCGTGGCAGACGCGTGTCTGATTGCAAATACACTGCAATTTCTATCGAGGATGTAAGGGATGGGGAGGAGGAAAAGGCTGTCAAAGCTTTTCGCCAGGCGTTGCTTGCAAAGGACCAGCTTCCCCCACGTCATGATGATTACTACACCTTGTTAAGGTAAACAACCAGTAGACTTGTACTGCAGTTTCTGGAAGGAAGTTATGTTATTCATTTGCGTAGGCACTTCGCATTAACCATGTTGATAAGAGATGAGATCATTCCTTTGAGCCAAACATGTGCtgttttaaaatttacaaatgaTAGCTTGAATAATGCTACCCATCAATTGACTTTAAGAAGATTTTATAAATGTTTATTGCTGTGAACAACATTTTCCATTTGTTctctaattttcataattttctgtGGTCTTTCCTTGgtaattttttattacttttgtCAAACATCCAATTGACGGTAGCTGGTGGGTCCAACTTGAACATAAGACCTGTAATAATTCCCAACACTTTGTAGAGGTGTGATTGTACTACTTGACACTCCCCTTGCCTGTAGCTTAACAGGCTTACATGTGGATAGCCTTGCAAGTGGCTTTCAACCTTATATAGGGTTAGGCAGGAAGAACATAACAATCCTTGGCTCAGATACTATATCAGAATGCAACCTAAAACATCTGGAAATAGATGGAGGGCTCAATTTGAATATAAGACCACAGAAACCCAAAGCGGATAATTCCACTTAACAATTTCATAATCTGAAATCTAGAAGGcaatttttggattttttttcatCGTTACAGCCCTGAGTTTCTATAGGAATTTTGGATGCCACTATTGAAATTCTGGCTCAAAATAAAGATTTAACAAAATTGGATccaaatgaaaaagaaagaataattgATCAGGAAAAAATGTTTTCCACACCTCATGGCTCATGCAGCTTCTCCTTTATGGTCTAGGTTTTCTAGTGAAGAAATTTATTggaattttttaatataaatatcagaattatttcttgGCTGCATTATTGGTGGTTCATTTCTTGGTGTACTATATCAAACCATCTTCAATTTACTTATTACATGAACTGCAACTGCCCCCTTTATTGAGTTTTGGGCAGTGTACTAGTTTTGGTCATCAAATTTTTAGCAGCAAGGATTTGAGAAATGTATCTTATATAAATGAATTATTTAAAAAGCTACTGCCTAACTCGGAGGATTTATGAGTAGACTCTTATTCTAATAAAACTAAGATTTTTAACTTCGTACTCTGAGTATcttgatggacataatgcaaaTTCACTGTGGGGTTTGTTCTGAAGCATGATGTAACGGAGTCTGCTTTGATGAGCTGGTGACTCCCCAGTTAACCCTGGACTATACTCTCAGAACCAGTATACATAGAAGTGGAAACTTAGCTCCACtaaacataatatttaaaaaaaaaaaatacttattcCAGCTcatccaaatttttttttaaaaaaaaagagggaagaaaaagaaATCATATGTTCAAAAGCTTCCATTCAACAGTGTTCATTCATTTAAAAATCTGGAATTTGTTTTTGCAGATTCTTGAAAGCAAGGAAGTTTGACCTTGATAAAACTATCCAGATGTGGGAAGATATGCTGAACTGGAGAAATGAGAATGGTGTAGATACTATTGTACAGGTAAATTGTTCcttctattatttttaaacttCATCAAATCATAAGAAGTGCAGTAAAAATTTAAATGATGGAAATAGCAACTTTTTATATCTTGTTGCTTATGAAGGATGTGTGCTGTCTCTCTTTAATGTTGGTAACAGTTTCAGGTATCATAGTTTTTAACATATGCTGTGATGCATATGCAGGATTTTGTGTATGATGAATACAAAGAAGTTCAGCAGTGTTACCCCCATGGTTACCATGGTGTGGACAAACAGGGGCACCCTGTTTATATTGAAAGAATTGGTAAAATTGACGTTGGCAAGCTGATGAAGGTCACTACAGTGGaaagatttttaaaatatcaTGTGCAGGGCTTTGAGAAGGCTTTCTTGGAGAAGTTTCCTGCCTGTTCTATGGCTGCCAAAAAGCCTATAGATTGTACAACGACAATATTAGATGTGCAGGGGTTGGTCAGTATTCATCAATCACAGAACATATGCATTTCATGCTGTATCATATATCTCATTATTTCCCTCATTATGCAGAACTGGATGAGCTTTGGCAAGGTTGCAAATGATCTTGTGATGCGCATGCAGAAAATTGATGGTGACAACTATCCTGAGGTGTCTTAATTGTTTCATTAAgctgaatgaatatatatatatatattatttatgtgtaAATTTCTCTATTGTTGGTAACATCATAATTCTCTCCTCAGACTCTACATCAAATGTACATAGTTAATGCTGGAAGCAGATTCAAAATACTATGGAACACTGCAAGAGGCTTTCTTGATCCAAAGACTACTGCAAAGATTCATGTAGAAAAATATTGAAACATGTGATCATAAACAAATATATTTTGATGCAGGATTTTTGTTTTGGAGGCTGGTTTACTAATCAAGCAGTTTTCTTTCACCATACAGGTTCTTGGGAACAAATTCCATACTAAATTATTGGAGATTATTGAGCCAAGGTTGCGACTTCTGTATTACTACTTAATTATCTTACTGCCTGCTTGTTTTTGGACTTTCTAACTAAACTTGTTTGTGGAAAATCTCCAAAGCAGCCAATTGCCAGAGTTTCTTGGTGGAACTTGCTCATGCCCTAATGATGGTGGGTGTCTTAGATCTGATAAGGGACCCTGGAAAAACCCAGAAATAATGAAGGTAGGATCCTTATCAGCATTTAGaaggaaaatgaataaataattgaaGCATTTAGTAGAACTCCTCTCTGTTCAGACATGTTGATGTCTGAGAAATGCCATGGTGGTTATTATTTTTTATGCTCTAAGCTAAAACTGATTGCCGGTAGTCTACTTGCAGTTGACACACTTGGGTGATGCCTTGTACTTGAGGAAAACAGAAAGTTCTGAGAATGACAATTTGGAAGTCAAGTTTTTGCCTACTAGGGTTCCTTTCACTACCTTttatattcatcaatttctttgAGTACTGTCATTTTATCATTATTTAGCTATGCATCATGTTCCAAGTTAATTGTTTCTTTGGCAGGTTGCAACTAGTGAAATATCTTGCGTTTCTGATGTGAGGCCAGATACTTCAGATTTCATGCAGTTAGTGTCACTTTCCAACGAAGTAATCATCTCTGCCTCATCTTTCTGACTTCTATTTTAAGTTTGGTTATGAACTTATTTATTAGAGTTTATAATCCTTGTTTCCTTTTGTgcaatattatttaatatttattgatCCTTGTGCCAGGAAAGGATGAGTGGTCCTAACTCTTTGTATCGTACTAGCAAACCAGAAAACGCTGCAAGAACTCTAGCTAGTTCAACAAGTGAGTGATTACTCACTTATCCTAATTGGACATCATATTTGTGTTTCTATTGTTGTCTGTTGATTTATATCAGATCATTGAATCTGGTCGGGGCACATGTTGTGGTAGTTTTCTTATATGTCCTTGTGAGGTGTTCCTACGATCTCATAGTAAAAACCATAATTTGGACCAAGAATGGGGCCATTAAAGCATAACTAGTAGCAGTAATTAGTCTCGGAAAGGTACTGGAAGAATTATGTCCAATCATCCACACTATTAACATATGAAAGTTGGTAGTTGTAACTTTGGTGTGTCTCTTAAATTTTTAAGACATAGTTGCTGTATATCATAGTAAATGATTATCATATAGGCCAATGAAGGTGGCTTAAAGTAAAAGTAAAAATAGTAGCCCTAGCATATGCTTCCATGTGTAGGGAAAACTTGATCAATTAGCCAAGCTTGATTAAGATGTGGAAGCCTGTAATTATCTATCTGATTTCACCATCCATTCTAGTTTTGAACTTGTATAATTGTATTCACCTTCAACATTTCAAGTTTTGACAATAAGATTTCTAGTGAAGCTTTCTTGACATAAGATCATTATCTCCTCTTTCTCAGTATTAAAACTTCTTAATGGTAATGCTAATTTTTTCTAATGCCGCAAGCTTTTACATCTTAATTTTGTGCTGTTTTCAGATGACATAACTACCGATGTTAGTCCCAGAAATGCAGGAAAGAAGCTTGTACACCATGTGACAAGTTTTTTTACTCACTTTGTACTCAAATTGTTAGCATTTATATATTTCTTAGTCCCTGGACTGGGAAGATTTCTGAAAGCACAAGACTCGAAACAACAAACAGAAAACCAGTCAAATGACCAGATGGCAGGTTCAGGGTCTACAGAAAATGGAATTTTGACAGAAGCAGAAGAGGACTTGCTCCGTCCATGTTGGCAGAGGCTACAAAATTTAGAAACAATGGTAACCAAGCTTTATAACAAGCCTGCAAATATTCCTCCTGAAAAAGAGGACATACTTCTTGAATCATTGAATCGGATTAAATCCATGGAACAAGATTTACAGAGAACTAAGAAAGTAGGACCTCTTTCTACTCTTTAGTCTTTATTGCAGCCTGTTTTTGTGCCTTCATAAGTCATGGTTGCTGAACACAGACTTGATCTTTTGTAGGCACTATTTACAACTGCATCAAAACAAGTAAAACTTGCTGAGTTGTTGGAGGATTTAAAGGAGAGCAACTTAGCTGTAAGTTCCTATTTTCTTGGGGAAGAAAATATAGAACTGGGAATCTTCCTTAGGAAGATAAGAATGGATTTTAACTGTTGGTGTAGGAAAGTAATTTGGTGACAGTAATTGTTCAACCGCAGCATATACCTGAATATTTGGAACTGTTGATATATCCATTTTGTTAGAGCCAAAGGAAATATGTTATTAAGCATATAGATGCTTCACGACAATAAAAGCTGTTACAATCTAGTGCTTTAACCCAAGCTTTCCAAACACAAAGATATTTTGTGttgtatgaaattgaagcttcTCTTCCTTTGAAGGTAAGTAATCTGGTTGACCAGGTTCAGAGTAAAACTATCTGTCCCCTTTGTCTTATATAGAAAATTGAACTTGCTTGGTGCATGCCCAACAaaaaatgctttttttttttttttaaacttctaAATATGGAATAGATTAAGTGAAGAGTACCTGTGGATGTGTTCAAATAAGGCGCTTATGAGTATGACATTAACAGGGGAAATTTTCATGTTGGGGAAGAAACTACAAACCATTGAACCCAGAAAGATGAAATTGCTTGGGTGCCGCTGGTTTAGCTTTGATTGTGATGAGATTGAGTAGCCAATATGCTGTCTTGTTTTGTCTCTCAAAAATGCTATATATAAGAGCAGGAGTTGGGTATCTGTCTCTCTTGACAGCTTTAATCAGGTTGACTAACTCTTTTACATCACACTCTTTCACTGGTATGATACTATATAGAACATTGAATCTCATTTTTGTTTCTGTGTGGCCTTGAAATGGGCAGTCAAGGTTGATGCAAGACAGTTGCGAGATGATCATTGAAATAAACTTTCTGACAAAGTAGTTGAAAAGAGCCGTTCTTGAGCTCACTCGCATAGCATTGAAAAGagaaggtaagttcgtgtaaaaGCTAAGTGTTAAAGGGCTAAGTTAGAGAGGTGCTGCAAAAACTGGTGATGCTTTGTGACTTTTAATTTATACAGAATTTTGGAAAGATGAATGTAGATGGTTATAAATTGTAATACCAAGGATTATAGTCAATTACAGCAATAAACGAAGAAACTATTACTACTTGATTAAATCTTTTAGGcaacaaatttcaaaaataaaacaagATTAAAGCAAGcttataaataataatgtaataaaTCTTATTGGCTAGGCAAAGAAATTGGCCCTCAATTACAACgtaaaaaaaggaaaaactaaaatATAACCGACCCACTCTACACCGCCACCCTCTTCTCCAAAATTTGAGGTTTAGGAATCCAAATCTTCCCCCTAAAATGTCAAATATATCTCCGGTGGCCGACCCAACACCCGGAAAAAAGTCCCAACCCCTTCCATGGACACACCAAGAAACTCTCAACCTAATCCAAGCCTACCAAGAAAAATGGTATTCTCTCCAACGCAGCAAACTCAAAGCCTGGCAGTGGCAAGAAGTAGTTGTAACCGTCGCTGTACGCTGCGGCCACTTAGACGATTCACCCGCCAAAACCGCTCTCCAGTGCCGTCACAAGATGGAGAAGCTCCGCTGTCGTTACCGCTCCGAACGCCAAGGTCTCGCTTCGGGAGCCCATTGGCCTTATTACGACCTATCTCGGCTCGACCGTTGGCTTCCTTGGTTCCTACCAGAGGGCTAAATTGCTATTCCGAAAATGGACATGAAGCTGGGAATAATTACTATAGCAACTACGTGGTCGAGGAGGAACAAGAAGATTATTATTATGATGATGAAGAAGAAAACAACCAGTTCAGTAAAAGCCGCAGTATTAACAATATATTGCGACGGCCGAGTGCTGTGAACCGGTTTTCTGGATTCTTAAGCGGGGGGGAAGGAAAGGATTAGAGGGGAAGAGGATGGGGATAATGACGTGGCAGTTGTGGCAATGGAGGAGGAGAACAAGGAAATGGCACTAGCAGTGGAAATAAGGAGATTTGATGAGAAGCTAATGTGGGTAGAAAGGAAAAGGATGGAAATGATGCGAGAAACTGAAAGATTAAGAATGGAAATGGAGAACACAAGGATTGAGATGATATTGGATGCAAATAAGAAATTTGTGGATGTGATCTCAGCGAGTTTCGGCTCAAACAAGGTGGATCAAAAATTGGGTTCCTGAAGAATCTCAGAGCAGGTTCGGGTTTCATACAATCAAGATTTTTGCAGGGCAactgtttatatatatatgtatatatcttacgGGAAGAATGTATGATGTTCCCGGAATTATTCACGTTGTACTTCGCACTTGTTTGTATTAGTGTTTTAACATTTTGAAAAGTTGGAACCTTACTTTGAGTCGGTGGTTTAGCTGTGCTAGTGTAAAATGACTGCTGGTATATACGAGTGACTTCTTTGTGCTCGATGGATCAACCCTAGCCATTATTTTTTGAATGATTATGTAAAGATAGGGATTGCCGTGTTGTATTACATCCCTGCTGTATTTTTTATTGCATCTTCATTTAAAAGTTCGGCGACACTGTTACAGAATATGCTACTGTCTGATTTTGTCTTGTAATACAAGAGCCTTGAAGCGTATTTCCTGTCCATGATCAGAGCTTCGACATTGTTCACATTCCAGTAACGTTGGAAAACATCAAGCTTTGAACCAATTCCAGTAACGTTGGAAAACATCAAGCTTTGAACCAAGACATGTTTGGGTGTATGTGGAGATAGGCAAGACAATAAATTTGATGTTGAACACATCTGAATAACTAATGCGAGAAACCCAAAGCATCAGTGAACGTTCAATGATTCGTGATTCAATTAATAGACACATCAAGAAA
This is a stretch of genomic DNA from Gossypium arboreum isolate Shixiya-1 chromosome 11, ASM2569848v2, whole genome shotgun sequence. It encodes these proteins:
- the LOC108473883 gene encoding phosphatidylinositol/phosphatidylcholine transfer protein SFH9 isoform X2, which codes for MPVPGELIALEESEKFSKDANLDIETSEDDKGRRGRGRSLKKKAMTASTKLTHSLKKRGRRVSDCKYTAISIEDVRDGEEEKAVKAFRQALLAKDQLPPRHDDYYTLLRFLKARKFDLDKTIQMWEDMLNWRNENGVDTIVQDFVYDEYKEVQQCYPHGYHGVDKQGHPVYIERIGKIDVGKLMKVTTVERFLKYHVQGFEKAFLEKFPACSMAAKKPIDCTTTILDVQGLNWMSFGKVANDLVMRMQKIDGDNYPETLHQMYIVNAGSRFKILWNTARGFLDPKTTAKIHVLGNKFHTKLLEIIEPSQLPEFLGGTCSCPNDGGCLRSDKGPWKNPEIMKLTHLGDALYLRKTESSENDNLEVKFLPTRVATSEISCVSDVRPDTSDFMQLVSLSNEERMSGPNSLYRTSKPENAARTLASSTNDITTDVSPRNAGKKLVHHVTSFFTHFVLKLLAFIYFLVPGLGRFLKAQDSKQQTENQSNDQMAGSGSTENGILTEAEEDLLRPCWQRLQNLETMVTKLYNKPANIPPEKEDILLESLNRIKSMEQDLQRTKKALFTTASKQVKLAELLEDLKESNLAGKFSCWGRNYKPLNPER
- the LOC108473883 gene encoding phosphatidylinositol/phosphatidylcholine transfer protein SFH9 isoform X1, with the translated sequence MPVPGELIALEESEKFSKDANLDIETSEDDKGRRGRGRSLKKKAMTASTKLTHSLKKRGRRVSDCKYTAISIEDVRDGEEEKAVKAFRQALLAKDQLPPRHDDYYTLLRFLKARKFDLDKTIQMWEDMLNWRNENGVDTIVQDFVYDEYKEVQQCYPHGYHGVDKQGHPVYIERIGKIDVGKLMKVTTVERFLKYHVQGFEKAFLEKFPACSMAAKKPIDCTTTILDVQGLNWMSFGKVANDLVMRMQKIDGDNYPETLHQMYIVNAGSRFKILWNTARGFLDPKTTAKIHVLGNKFHTKLLEIIEPSQLPEFLGGTCSCPNDGGCLRSDKGPWKNPEIMKLTHLGDALYLRKTESSENDNLEVKFLPTRVATSEISCVSDVRPDTSDFMQLVSLSNEERMSGPNSLYRTSKPENAARTLASSTNDITTDVSPRNAGKKLVHHVTSFFTHFVLKLLAFIYFLVPGLGRFLKAQDSKQQTENQSNDQMAGSGSTENGILTEAEEDLLRPCWQRLQNLETMVTKLYNKPANIPPEKEDILLESLNRIKSMEQDLQRTKKALFTTASKQVKLAELLEDLKESNLAVSSYFLGEENIELGIFLRKIRMDFNCWCRKVIW